In Haliotis asinina isolate JCU_RB_2024 chromosome 16, JCU_Hal_asi_v2, whole genome shotgun sequence, the following are encoded in one genomic region:
- the LOC137267728 gene encoding uncharacterized metal-dependent hydrolase YcfH-like, protein MGRLGVTPEKRLVNVKSGGGRGYRSRVIDIGADAGGRGPGVGFDGTLSGFPLPLRLDDRCGAAPQEGGGPHRRRLQAAACIVGEIGLDHSVPAKEWKKQEQTLKELLPHVPAGRPVVIHIRGPNGDEEAMATYARMMELLLTYLPSEQPLFLHCFSGGEETVLEWLRTFPNIYFGYAGQVWGFNSDQVAGLRVVPLDRLLAETDSPYMPPEGHRRNSPALLCLVGDLVAEARGMTTKDFLRAATENATRLFWW, encoded by the exons ATGGGGCGACTTGGGGTGACCCCGGAGAAGAGGTTGGTGAATGTGAAGAGTGGTGGCGGCAGAGGCTATCGTTCAAGGGTCATCGACATTGGGGCCGATGCAGGAGGGCGAGGCCCAGGTGTTGGCTTCGATGGAACACTTAGTGGATTCCCACTTCCACTTAGACTGGAC GACCGCTGTGGGGCTGCACCCCAAGAAGGTGGAGGCCCTCACCGACGACGTCTTCAGGCAGCTGCCTGCATCGTGGGAGAAATCGGCTTGGACCACTCCGTTCCAGCCAAGGAGTGGAAGAAACAAGAACAAACTCTGAAGGAGTTGCTACCTCACGTACCGGCAGGGAGGCCGGTAGTCATACATATCAGGGGGCCCAATGGAGACGAGGAGGCAATGGCGACGTACGCCCGAATGATGGAACTCCTGCTCACCTATCTGCCTTCAGAACAGCCGCTGTTTCTCCACTGCTTCTCTGGGGGTGAAGAGACGGTCCTGGAGTGGCTGAGGACATTCCCGAACATATACTTCGGCTACGCGGGACAGGTATGGGGGTTTAACAGTGACCAAGTGGCGGGGCTGAGAGTTGTCCCCCTGGACCGCCTGCTGGCAGAGACGGACTCCCCATATATGCCCCCAGAGGGACACAGGAGGAATTCCCCGGCGCTGCTGTGCTTGGTGGGGGACTTGGTCGCCGAAGCCAGAGGGATGACCACCAAGGACTTCCTGAGGGCGGCGACTGAGAACGCCACCCGGCTGTTCTGGTGGTGA